From the genome of Segatella hominis, one region includes:
- a CDS encoding DMT family transporter has protein sequence MWLVLAFLSATLLGFYDAFKKKALSGNAVIPVLFLNTLFSSLIFIPFIIMSYTGTQLDGTIFHVAEGGWEVHKYIVLKSMIVLSSWTFGYFGMKHLPLTIVGPINATRPVMTLVGALIVYGEVLNLYQWIGVILAIISFAMLSKSGKKEGIDFKHDKWIYFIVLAAILGAISGLYDKYLMAPPENGGVGLDRMIVQSWYNIYQFFLMGAMMLMIWWPKKNSTTPFHWHWSIVFISIFLSAADFVYFYALSLPGAMISIVSMVRRGSVIVSFLFGAAIFHEKNLKAKFVDLLLVLLGMLFLYFGTK, from the coding sequence ATGTGGTTAGTATTAGCATTTCTCTCAGCCACTTTGCTGGGATTCTATGATGCCTTCAAGAAAAAGGCACTTTCAGGTAATGCGGTGATTCCGGTGCTCTTTCTGAACACCCTCTTTTCATCGCTCATCTTTATTCCGTTCATCATAATGAGCTATACAGGAACTCAATTAGACGGAACGATTTTTCATGTAGCTGAAGGTGGATGGGAGGTTCATAAATATATCGTACTAAAGAGTATGATTGTACTGAGCAGTTGGACTTTCGGCTATTTCGGCATGAAGCATCTGCCTCTTACCATTGTAGGACCAATCAATGCCACAAGACCTGTAATGACGCTTGTTGGTGCACTGATTGTATATGGCGAGGTGTTGAACCTGTATCAGTGGATTGGTGTAATTTTGGCCATCATCTCTTTCGCCATGCTCAGCAAAAGCGGAAAGAAAGAAGGAATCGACTTCAAGCATGACAAGTGGATCTACTTCATCGTTTTGGCTGCCATATTGGGAGCTATCAGCGGTCTTTATGACAAATATCTCATGGCTCCCCCAGAGAATGGTGGCGTAGGACTGGACAGAATGATTGTACAGAGCTGGTACAATATCTACCAATTCTTCCTCATGGGAGCGATGATGCTCATGATTTGGTGGCCTAAGAAGAACAGTACCACCCCATTCCACTGGCACTGGTCTATCGTTTTCATCAGTATCTTCTTGAGCGCAGCAGACTTCGTCTATTTCTACGCATTAAGTTTACCAGGCGCCATGATCAGTATCGTGAGTATGGTGAGACGCGGAAGTGTCATCGTCAGCTTTCTCTTTGGAGCCGCCATCTTCCACGAAAAGAACCTCAAAGCAAAGTTTGTCGACCTGCTTTTGGTGCTCTTAGGTATGCTCTTCCTATATTTCGGAACTAAATAA
- the uvrB gene encoding excinuclease ABC subunit UvrB yields the protein MEFKITSKYQPTGDQPQAIRQLTEGVEQGDPAQVLLGVTGSGKTFTVANVIANVGKPTLILSHNKTLAAQLYQEMKGFFPENAVEYYVSYYDYYQPEAYLPTTDTYIEKDLAINEEIDKLRLGAVSALLSGRKDVIVVSSVSCIYGMGGPTAMQENIIKIKKGQILDRNVFLRQLVDALYVRNDIELQRGNFRVKGETVDIFMAYSDHVLRVTWWDDEIDSIEEVDSLTYHRIESFDQYEIYPANLFVTTKEQTEQAIRMIQDDLVKQEEFFKSIGDGIKAQRIKERVEYDMEMIKELGHCSGIENYSRYFDGRQAGERPYCLLDFFPKDFLLVVDESHVSIPQIGAMYGGDRARKKNLVEYGFRLPAAFDNRPLTFEEFHSMIHQAIYVSATPADYELKEAEGIVVEQLIRPTGLLDPEIEVRPSENQIDDLLDEILTRTHRNERVLITTLTKRMAEELTEFLLNHNVKAAYIHSDVATLDRVKIMNDLRAGIYDVLVGVNLLREGLDLPEVSLVAILDADKEGFLRSHRSLTQTAGRAARNVNGKVIMYADNITESMQRTIDETARRRSIQLQYNADHGITPKQIEKAITSALPTSADKEDNYRIGDGKKEIKRVYIEPEGGAFAADPIVRSMSKEELVKSIENTTALMKQAAKELDFMQAAQYRDEILRLQKELEEK from the coding sequence ATGGAATTCAAGATAACTTCTAAATACCAGCCAACTGGCGATCAGCCACAGGCAATCAGGCAACTCACCGAGGGGGTGGAGCAAGGAGATCCTGCACAGGTTCTCTTAGGTGTCACCGGTTCGGGAAAGACCTTCACCGTGGCCAATGTCATTGCCAACGTGGGAAAGCCGACCCTCATCCTGAGTCACAACAAGACTCTGGCTGCACAGTTGTATCAGGAAATGAAGGGCTTCTTTCCTGAAAATGCTGTAGAATACTATGTCTCCTACTACGACTATTATCAGCCAGAAGCTTATCTTCCTACTACGGACACCTACATAGAGAAGGATCTTGCCATCAACGAAGAAATAGACAAGTTGCGACTCGGAGCCGTTTCTGCTCTATTATCAGGTAGAAAGGATGTCATCGTGGTTTCCTCTGTTTCCTGTATCTATGGTATGGGTGGACCTACTGCCATGCAGGAAAATATCATCAAGATAAAGAAAGGACAGATACTGGATCGCAATGTATTCCTGCGCCAACTGGTTGATGCGCTGTATGTAAGAAACGACATTGAACTGCAGCGAGGCAACTTTAGGGTGAAAGGTGAAACGGTGGACATCTTCATGGCATACAGTGACCATGTACTGAGAGTTACCTGGTGGGATGACGAAATCGACAGTATCGAGGAAGTCGATTCTCTCACCTACCATCGCATTGAATCGTTCGACCAGTATGAGATTTATCCTGCCAATCTGTTTGTGACAACCAAAGAACAGACAGAACAAGCTATCCGCATGATACAGGACGACCTGGTGAAACAGGAAGAGTTCTTCAAGAGTATCGGAGACGGTATCAAGGCACAGCGAATCAAGGAAAGAGTGGAATACGATATGGAAATGATTAAGGAATTAGGTCACTGTTCGGGTATCGAAAACTACTCCAGATATTTCGATGGACGACAGGCCGGAGAACGACCATACTGTCTGCTGGACTTCTTTCCGAAAGACTTTTTACTGGTAGTGGATGAAAGTCATGTCAGCATCCCACAGATAGGTGCGATGTACGGAGGTGATAGAGCCAGAAAGAAGAATCTCGTGGAATACGGTTTCAGACTTCCTGCTGCTTTTGACAACAGACCACTGACTTTCGAAGAATTCCACAGTATGATCCACCAGGCTATCTATGTAAGTGCCACACCTGCCGACTATGAACTCAAGGAGGCTGAGGGCATTGTGGTAGAACAGTTGATTAGACCGACCGGACTGTTGGATCCGGAAATAGAAGTAAGACCAAGTGAAAATCAGATAGACGATCTGCTGGATGAGATATTGACCAGAACGCACAGAAACGAGCGAGTACTGATTACGACCCTGACCAAGAGAATGGCAGAGGAATTGACTGAGTTCTTGCTGAATCATAATGTGAAAGCTGCCTATATCCACAGTGATGTGGCTACGCTTGACCGTGTGAAAATCATGAACGACCTGCGAGCTGGCATTTACGACGTACTGGTGGGCGTCAACCTCTTACGTGAAGGACTTGACCTGCCAGAGGTTTCATTGGTAGCGATTCTTGATGCCGACAAGGAAGGTTTCCTGAGAAGTCACCGTTCACTCACTCAGACGGCTGGTAGAGCTGCCAGAAACGTCAACGGAAAGGTTATCATGTATGCAGACAACATCACAGAAAGCATGCAGCGTACCATAGATGAGACTGCCCGCAGAAGAAGTATCCAGTTGCAGTACAATGCAGATCATGGTATCACACCTAAACAGATAGAGAAGGCAATTACCTCTGCACTCCCAACATCTGCCGACAAGGAAGATAACTATCGCATCGGTGACGGCAAGAAAGAGATTAAACGGGTATATATCGAACCGGAAGGAGGTGCCTTTGCCGCCGACCCTATCGTACGTAGTATGAGCAAGGAGGAACTCGTCAAGAGTATTGAAAACACAACTGCCCTGATGAAACAAGCTGCCAAGGAACTCGATTTCATGCAAGCTGCACAATACAGAGATGAAATCCTGAGACTGCAGAAGGAACTGGAGGAGAAATAA
- a CDS encoding outer membrane protein assembly factor BamD — protein sequence MKKTILISACFALLMSSCANQFNQVYKSQDYNLKYEYAKQYFASGKYSRAATLLNDLITIKKGSTEAEESLYMLAMCEFEMKDYETAAEYFRKYVSSYPKGIYAEQAKFFVGESLYMNAPEPRLDQSTTITAISAFQEYLDVYPDARLKNLATSRLFALQDLLVEKEYKNAKLYYDLGSYFGNCLGEGNNYQACIVTAQNALKDYPYSNKREAFATLIMKGKFELAKMSVEEKQLERYQDAEDECYGFINEYPDSKERANAEKMIAKCKEFEKEHPEDALEKLSSGNSNQ from the coding sequence ATGAAAAAAACAATTCTTATATCAGCTTGTTTTGCGCTTCTGATGTCAAGTTGTGCAAATCAGTTTAACCAGGTTTATAAGTCTCAGGATTATAACTTGAAATATGAGTATGCCAAGCAGTATTTTGCTTCTGGCAAGTATTCTCGTGCAGCTACTCTTCTGAATGACTTGATTACTATCAAGAAGGGATCTACAGAGGCCGAGGAGAGCCTTTACATGCTCGCTATGTGTGAGTTTGAGATGAAAGACTATGAGACGGCTGCTGAGTATTTCCGCAAATATGTTTCCAGTTATCCTAAGGGTATCTATGCAGAGCAAGCTAAGTTCTTTGTAGGCGAAAGTCTGTATATGAATGCTCCAGAACCACGTCTTGACCAGAGTACTACGATTACAGCGATCAGTGCTTTTCAGGAGTATCTTGATGTATATCCTGATGCCCGTCTGAAGAATTTGGCTACCAGTCGTCTTTTCGCTTTGCAGGATCTTCTGGTGGAGAAGGAATATAAGAATGCGAAGCTATATTATGATTTGGGCAGTTATTTCGGCAACTGTCTGGGTGAGGGTAACAACTATCAGGCATGTATCGTAACAGCTCAGAATGCGTTGAAGGATTATCCTTATAGCAATAAGCGTGAAGCATTTGCCACACTGATTATGAAAGGCAAGTTTGAACTGGCCAAGATGAGTGTGGAGGAGAAGCAGCTGGAGCGTTATCAGGATGCTGAGGATGAGTGCTACGGCTTCATCAATGAGTATCCAGATTCAAAAGAACGTGCCAATGCTGAAAAGATGATTGCGAAATGTAAGGAATTCGAAAAAGAACATCCAGAGGATGCACTGGAAAAATTGAGCTCCGGCAATTCCAATCAGTAA
- a CDS encoding DNA-directed RNA polymerase subunit omega — protein sequence MDYKKTKAPTNTVTRNIMDLCDDTNNIYESVAIIAKRANQISLDIKQELNKKLQEFASYNDSLEEVFENREQIEISRYYEKLPKPTLLATQEFVDKNIYWRDPTREHAPVDRY from the coding sequence ATGGATTACAAAAAAACAAAAGCTCCAACAAACACCGTGACTCGCAATATCATGGATCTCTGTGATGACACAAACAATATCTACGAGAGTGTAGCAATCATCGCTAAGCGTGCGAATCAGATTTCTCTTGATATTAAGCAGGAATTGAACAAGAAGCTTCAGGAGTTTGCTTCTTATAATGACTCTTTGGAAGAGGTGTTCGAGAATCGTGAGCAGATTGAAATCTCTCGCTATTATGAAAAACTCCCTAAGCCAACTCTCTTGGCTACTCAGGAGTTTGTAGATAAGAATATCTACTGGCGTGACCCAACAAGAGAGCACGCTCCTGTTGACAGATATTAA
- a CDS encoding DUF4293 domain-containing protein, which yields MIQRKQTLFLLVAVIACVICLFVPVASVMPQGMENPMSVHCLGISGDEGIRFDASCLPLFLLCSVSALMSLATVFLFKNRKLQINLCSINLLFNVLWYVDYAVIFFGLVGLEKVSGNLTFHWGAVMPLLSLVFVLLARKGVSDDEKLVRAADRIR from the coding sequence ATGATACAGCGTAAACAAACATTGTTTCTTCTGGTCGCGGTCATTGCCTGTGTGATCTGCCTGTTTGTACCTGTGGCTTCAGTGATGCCACAAGGTATGGAAAATCCGATGTCAGTACACTGCCTGGGCATTAGTGGCGACGAGGGAATCCGTTTTGATGCAAGCTGTTTGCCACTGTTTCTTCTTTGCTCCGTTTCAGCATTGATGTCTCTGGCAACAGTATTCCTGTTCAAGAACCGTAAGTTGCAGATCAATCTCTGTTCTATCAACCTGCTTTTCAATGTACTCTGGTACGTAGATTATGCAGTGATCTTCTTCGGACTTGTAGGATTAGAAAAAGTATCCGGCAATTTGACATTCCATTGGGGTGCAGTAATGCCTCTCTTATCACTTGTCTTTGTGCTTTTAGCACGCAAGGGAGTCAGTGATGATGAGAAATTGGTACGTGCAGCCGATAGAATTCGTTAA